CCTGAAACGCCGAGGGTTCTGAAGATAGCCTTTGAGCCGTTTATTTCCGTCACGAGGGTGAGGGCGAAGCGGAGTTCTTCGACGTGCTTCCTGTCAACTCTGACGATGCCCGTCTGACTCTTCTCGTCGAACTTGATGAACCACGGCTTCGCTTTAGCGGAGCCGAGAACGCCGAGAGTCGAGAGGCTGGCCTCCCATACGGCCTTCTTCACTTCCTCCTTTCTGAAGGGCCTCTCTCCTACTAGCTGGAAGGCTATGTAGCGGTGCTTCTCGCGAAGCGTTGGGGGTAAGTACTTCGGCTTCTCCCTCATAGGCATCGGACAACTTTGCCCGCCAACGTTTTTAAGGCCTATCCCGGGGTTAGGATTAGCGGGGTGAGAACTTTGGTCTGGGAGACGCCGTACTTCTCATACGCCGTTCGCGAGTTGCCGAGGGGCTGTCAGCTCTGCGTTAGAGGAGAGAAGCTCGTCCTCTTTACTACAGGTGCATGCCCGA
This region of Thermococcus sp. genomic DNA includes:
- a CDS encoding ribonuclease P protein component 2, with amino-acid sequence MREKPKYLPPTLREKHRYIAFQLVGERPFRKEEVKKAVWEASLSTLGVLGSAKAKPWFIKFDEKSQTGIVRVDRKHVEELRFALTLVTEINGSKAIFRTLGVSGTIKRLKKKFLAEYGWR